A region from the Azospirillum thermophilum genome encodes:
- a CDS encoding sensor histidine kinase: MPLYRDYAHDIAESGRHLMELINDLLDLSKAEAERLVLHEGVVDVPRTAAVCARLLTERAGRAQVRIAVAVPESLPPLHADERKLRQMLLNLLSNAVKFTPAGGTVLLTGRLPEAGGLELSVQDTGIGMSDQELAKALEPWGQIDSALSRRHVGTGLGLPLTKRLIELHGGSLAIVSNPGQGTTTTLSFPPDRVLRV; this comes from the coding sequence GTGCCGCTCTACCGCGACTATGCCCACGACATCGCCGAGAGCGGCCGGCATCTGATGGAGCTGATCAACGACCTGCTGGACCTGTCGAAGGCGGAGGCCGAGCGGCTGGTCCTGCATGAGGGGGTGGTCGACGTGCCCCGCACCGCCGCGGTCTGCGCCCGCCTGCTGACGGAGCGCGCCGGCCGCGCGCAGGTGCGCATCGCGGTCGCCGTGCCGGAGTCCCTGCCGCCGCTGCACGCCGACGAGCGCAAGCTGCGCCAGATGCTGCTGAACCTGCTGTCGAACGCAGTGAAGTTCACGCCCGCCGGCGGCACCGTCCTGCTGACCGGCCGGTTGCCGGAGGCGGGCGGGCTGGAGCTGTCGGTGCAGGACACCGGCATCGGCATGAGCGACCAGGAGCTGGCGAAGGCCCTGGAGCCCTGGGGCCAGATCGACAGCGCGCTGAGCCGCCGCCATGTCGGCACCGGGCTGGGGCTGCCGCTGACCAAGCGGCTGATCGAACTGCATGGCGGCAGCCTCGCCATCGTCAGCAACCCCGGCCAGGGCACCACCACGACCCTGTCCTTCCCGCCCGACCGCGTGCTGCGCGTCTGA
- a CDS encoding CBS domain-containing protein yields MSSPDPSSRTSPHCDADAEPGAAALAVPVPPVPAEATCAAALRLFEGMRHGQDAAALPVVDRDGAPLGLVGRAAVEAAPPALPVTRVMEEPVLLVDGSLTLEDVARRVARAEPAGGLFLVVDGQGRCLGTATTAGLLAALADQSDHRLVQLAEARRATELAVKRKTAFLANMSHEIRTPLNAMMGFAELLEQEVLGRMPCRSTATMPTTSPRAAGI; encoded by the coding sequence GTGTCCAGTCCCGACCCGAGCAGCCGGACGAGTCCCCACTGCGACGCGGATGCCGAACCCGGCGCCGCGGCGCTGGCCGTCCCGGTCCCCCCGGTGCCGGCGGAGGCGACCTGCGCCGCGGCCCTGCGCCTGTTCGAGGGGATGCGGCACGGGCAGGATGCCGCGGCCCTGCCGGTGGTCGACCGCGACGGCGCGCCGCTCGGCCTCGTCGGGCGGGCGGCGGTGGAGGCGGCCCCGCCGGCCCTGCCGGTGACCCGCGTGATGGAGGAGCCGGTCCTGCTGGTCGACGGCTCGCTGACGCTGGAGGATGTCGCGCGCCGGGTGGCGCGGGCCGAACCGGCCGGCGGCCTCTTCCTGGTGGTGGACGGGCAGGGGCGCTGCCTCGGCACCGCCACGACGGCGGGCCTGCTGGCCGCGCTGGCCGACCAGTCCGACCACCGTCTCGTGCAGCTTGCCGAGGCCCGGCGGGCGACCGAACTGGCGGTGAAGCGCAAGACCGCCTTCCTCGCCAACATGAGCCACGAGATCCGCACCCCGCTGAACGCCATGATGGGCTTCGCCGAACTGCTGGAGCAGGAGGTGCTGGGCCGCATGCCGTGCCGCTCTACCGCGACTATGCCCACGACATCGCCGAGAGCGGCCGGCATCTGA
- a CDS encoding transglutaminase family protein, with protein MKILDIRHTTTYRYARPVTFGDHRLMFRPRDSHDLRLLATGLTITPAPSRVRWLHDVFGNSIAVASFAGEAAELTFESHIKVAHFPLADSGAEAIEFPIEDYARTYPFSYSAEEVPDLARTTQRHYPDPDHKVDDWAKRFVAGADGIPETQAMLAAMTVAIKEGFTYQARDAEGTQPPVETLESGSGSCRDFALFMMEAVRSLGFAARFVSGYLYDPALDPGAAGGCGIQGGGATHAWVEVYLPGAGWVEFDPTNGIIGGKNLIRVAVARDPGQAIPLGGSWTGAPSDYLGMTVDVRVTAGTGEPVVQMPAAPVA; from the coding sequence ATGAAGATTCTCGATATCCGCCACACCACGACCTACCGCTATGCCCGGCCGGTGACGTTCGGCGACCACCGGCTGATGTTCCGGCCGCGCGACAGCCACGACCTGCGGCTGCTGGCGACCGGCCTGACCATCACCCCGGCGCCGTCCCGCGTGCGCTGGCTGCACGACGTGTTCGGCAACTCCATCGCCGTCGCCAGCTTCGCGGGCGAAGCGGCCGAGCTGACCTTCGAGAGCCACATCAAGGTGGCGCATTTCCCTCTGGCGGACTCGGGGGCTGAGGCCATCGAGTTTCCCATTGAGGACTACGCCCGGACCTACCCCTTCAGCTATTCGGCGGAGGAGGTGCCGGATCTGGCCCGCACCACCCAGCGCCATTATCCCGACCCCGACCACAAGGTGGACGACTGGGCCAAGCGCTTCGTCGCCGGGGCCGACGGCATCCCTGAGACCCAGGCGATGCTGGCCGCCATGACCGTCGCGATCAAGGAAGGCTTCACCTACCAGGCGCGCGACGCCGAGGGCACCCAGCCGCCGGTGGAGACGCTGGAGAGCGGCAGCGGCTCCTGCCGCGACTTCGCCCTGTTCATGATGGAGGCGGTGCGCTCGCTGGGCTTCGCCGCGCGCTTCGTCTCAGGCTACCTCTACGATCCGGCGCTCGACCCCGGCGCCGCCGGCGGCTGCGGCATCCAGGGCGGCGGGGCGACCCACGCCTGGGTGGAGGTCTATCTGCCCGGCGCCGGCTGGGTGGAGTTCGATCCGACCAACGGCATCATCGGCGGCAAGAACCTGATCCGCGTCGCCGTCGCCCGCGATCCCGGCCAGGCGATCCCGCTCGGCGGCTCCTGGACCGGGGCGCCATCCGACTATCTGGGCATGACCGTGGACGTCCGCGTCACCGCCGGAACCGGGGAGCCGGTGGTGCAGATGCCGGCGGCCCCGGTGGCCTGA
- a CDS encoding Fur family transcriptional regulator: MPSRLEELCVQKGLKMTDQRRVISRVLSEATDHPDVEEVHRRASAIDPRISIATVYRTMRLFEEAHVIDRLDFGDGRARYEKTRTDHHHHLIDVETGEVVEFASEEMERLKEAIARELGYDLIGHRLELYGVARSRRQEPQGDS; the protein is encoded by the coding sequence ATGCCGTCGCGCCTCGAAGAGCTCTGCGTTCAGAAGGGGTTGAAGATGACCGACCAGCGGCGCGTGATCTCGCGCGTCCTCTCGGAGGCCACCGACCATCCCGACGTGGAGGAGGTGCACCGGCGGGCGTCCGCCATCGATCCCCGCATCTCCATCGCCACCGTCTACCGCACCATGCGCCTGTTCGAGGAGGCGCACGTCATCGACCGCCTGGACTTCGGCGACGGCCGCGCCCGCTACGAGAAGACGCGGACCGACCACCATCATCATCTGATCGACGTCGAGACCGGCGAGGTGGTGGAGTTCGCCAGCGAGGAGATGGAGCGGCTGAAGGAGGCCATCGCCCGCGAGCTCGGCTACGACCTGATCGGCCACCGGCTGGAGCTGTACGGCGTGGCGCGCAGCCGCCGGCAGGAGCCCCAGGGAGACTCGTGA